A region of Polycladomyces subterraneus DNA encodes the following proteins:
- a CDS encoding site-specific integrase: protein MNQLTTRSGELSTELREVLEKARDYTQQSKAANTKKSYRADWNDFTTWCGERGLSPLPADPQTVALYLSDLADRRKTSTLQRRLSAISQAHQAAGYDTPTSSYIVRTVWAGIRRAKGTYQEGKDPILVDDLRRMVAELPSNTLTGKRDRALLLVGFAGGFRRSELISIDREDIQIVPRGMIILLRRSKTDQEGRGEKVGIPRGSHPDTCPIRALEEWLRASGIQTGPVFRPINRHGQVRNRRLTDRSVALIVKKAAELAGLDPQRFSGHSLRAGMATSAAMAGKDERTIMKQTRHKSVNMVRRYIRDGELFSENAVSDIGL, encoded by the coding sequence ATGAACCAACTGACAACCAGAAGCGGAGAACTCTCCACGGAATTGCGGGAAGTATTGGAAAAGGCGAGAGATTACACGCAACAATCCAAGGCTGCTAATACCAAGAAAAGCTATCGAGCGGACTGGAATGATTTCACCACCTGGTGCGGGGAAAGAGGATTATCTCCACTTCCCGCCGATCCGCAAACGGTGGCGCTGTATTTGAGCGACCTGGCGGACCGGCGCAAAACCTCCACGTTGCAGCGAAGGTTATCGGCCATTTCGCAAGCACACCAGGCTGCGGGTTACGACACTCCGACCAGCAGCTACATCGTGCGTACAGTATGGGCGGGGATTCGGCGGGCCAAGGGGACTTATCAGGAAGGGAAGGACCCAATCCTGGTGGATGATTTGAGGCGGATGGTGGCTGAACTGCCATCAAATACATTGACCGGAAAACGGGATCGGGCGCTTCTGTTGGTCGGGTTTGCCGGGGGTTTCCGACGCTCCGAGCTAATCTCCATTGACCGCGAGGATATTCAAATCGTTCCACGCGGCATGATCATCCTGTTGCGCCGCTCCAAAACGGACCAAGAGGGGAGAGGGGAGAAAGTGGGGATCCCCCGCGGCTCCCATCCGGACACTTGTCCCATTCGAGCGTTGGAAGAATGGTTGCGAGCTTCCGGTATACAGACAGGGCCCGTTTTTCGCCCTATCAACCGTCACGGCCAAGTGCGGAACCGACGACTCACCGATCGATCCGTGGCATTAATCGTCAAAAAAGCAGCGGAATTGGCAGGGCTGGACCCCCAACGTTTTTCCGGCCACAGCTTGCGCGCCGGCATGGCTACATCAGCAGCGATGGCCGGCAAGGATGAACGGACGATCATGAAACAAACGCGGCACAAATCTGTTAACATGGTACGTAGATACATACGCGACGGAGAATTGTTCA
- a CDS encoding flavin monoamine oxidase family protein encodes MSSYIYPELSSDQMISIIRNGLPKTQIPKKIIIIGAGMAGLVSASLLKQAGHHVTILEASERVGGRVYTLRDNFQDGQYLEAGAMRIPHTHLLTLEYIKKFRLPVSRFINTTPNDIIYLRGIKARLKTYEQNPDIFGFPVAPHEKGKTATELLQSAIKPVTDFINQNPRKNWPVVVKHLNQYSMESYLKDNPFGVSLSVGAIDMLKVLLSIEGFPELSFLELLRELLVLFAPNIRFYQITGGNDQLPKAFLSQLKDDILYGQKMTKIVQHNNQVTIHSVHKILGPSQITGDLAIVTIPFTTLQFVEVEPVNSFSHEKWKAIRELHYVGSTKTGIQFKNRFWEKEGLYGGKTVSDLPITYTKYPSDGLGEPGPGVVVASYTWEDDAVPWDSLADEDRFEYALRSLATIHGKQVYREYLTGMSHSWIRDPYSGGAFTMFKPYQAMELAPHISTPEGRVHFAGEHASSTHAWIQGAIESGIHAAWEVNDLPRTYLSPSHQ; translated from the coding sequence ATGTCAAGTTACATTTATCCTGAGTTATCATCTGATCAAATGATTTCGATCATCAGAAATGGACTTCCAAAAACCCAAATTCCCAAGAAGATCATTATTATAGGCGCAGGGATGGCAGGACTAGTCTCGGCCTCTTTGCTTAAGCAAGCTGGGCACCATGTTACCATTCTTGAAGCTTCGGAAAGGGTTGGAGGACGTGTATATACGTTGCGAGACAATTTTCAGGATGGGCAGTATCTTGAAGCTGGCGCGATGCGTATTCCACATACTCATTTGTTGACTTTGGAATATATAAAAAAATTTCGCCTTCCGGTTAGTAGGTTTATTAACACGACTCCCAACGACATTATCTATCTTAGAGGAATCAAAGCTCGTTTAAAGACGTATGAACAGAACCCTGATATTTTCGGCTTTCCGGTAGCCCCACACGAAAAGGGGAAAACCGCTACAGAGTTGCTCCAATCAGCAATAAAACCCGTGACAGATTTTATTAACCAAAACCCGCGGAAAAATTGGCCTGTGGTCGTAAAACATTTGAATCAATACTCGATGGAATCTTATTTAAAAGATAATCCGTTTGGAGTCTCGTTATCTGTAGGTGCCATCGATATGCTTAAAGTACTTCTTTCAATAGAAGGATTTCCGGAGCTTTCTTTCCTGGAACTGTTACGTGAACTATTGGTCTTGTTTGCCCCTAATATTCGCTTCTATCAGATCACGGGCGGTAACGACCAACTTCCTAAAGCATTTCTCTCTCAATTAAAAGATGATATCCTGTACGGACAAAAGATGACGAAAATTGTGCAACACAACAACCAAGTAACCATTCATTCTGTCCATAAAATCTTGGGGCCATCACAAATCACTGGTGATCTTGCGATTGTGACCATTCCTTTTACAACCTTGCAATTTGTGGAGGTTGAACCAGTTAACTCTTTTTCTCATGAGAAATGGAAGGCGATTCGAGAACTTCATTATGTGGGCTCTACGAAGACCGGCATCCAGTTTAAAAACAGGTTCTGGGAAAAGGAAGGTTTGTATGGTGGGAAAACCGTTTCTGATCTCCCGATTACGTATACGAAATACCCGAGCGATGGCCTCGGTGAACCAGGACCGGGTGTTGTTGTGGCTAGTTATACATGGGAGGATGATGCTGTACCTTGGGACAGTTTGGCCGATGAAGATCGCTTCGAATATGCATTAAGAAGCTTGGCTACCATTCACGGTAAACAGGTGTACCGTGAGTATCTAACAGGAATGAGCCACAGTTGGATTCGAGATCCGTATTCTGGTGGGGCTTTCACGATGTTTAAACCATATCAAGCAATGGAACTAGCTCCCCATATTTCCACTCCCGAGGGAAGGGTTCATTTTGCTGGTGAACATGCCTCATCGACCCACGCTTGGATCCAAGGTGCAATCGAGTCTGGGATACATGCTGCATGGGAAGTCAATGATTTACCAAGAACTTACTTGAGTCCTAGTCACCAATAA
- a CDS encoding tyrosine-type recombinase/integrase — protein sequence MSDIPFSSRLPESVNRTISRFPNPVQDFFWEMISAERSPQTIANYAYDFALFFDFLTSQQMDLDNVTPQVIRHFFRRIENGYERTVQVKVKKKNPHTGEIYEDWIERKHRRENSRAGKQRKLASLRSLFRYLVKSHVLSQNPLEEYEDVSLRTRNRTKIPVFLTREEAIRLIDAVAAYGEKPNRHRQIWVEARDRAIIILLLNTGMRVSELINLNLNSFQIDGNQARVIVIGKGGKERVLKLNPIAMHALQDYLALRPKSKIPVEHRDALFVNRNHTRISRKAVSEVIRKYAREANLPPKAASISPHKLRHTLATLLLSNGENLRVVQEILGHSSIHTTQIYTHVINPEKDEALDRLGRLF from the coding sequence ATGTCGGATATTCCTTTCTCGTCTCGCCTTCCAGAGTCTGTCAACCGGACGATTTCTCGTTTCCCTAACCCAGTGCAGGATTTTTTTTGGGAGATGATCAGTGCCGAGCGTTCCCCGCAAACCATCGCCAACTATGCCTACGATTTCGCTCTCTTTTTCGATTTCCTCACCTCGCAACAAATGGATTTGGATAATGTCACCCCCCAAGTGATCCGACATTTTTTCCGACGCATTGAAAACGGCTATGAACGAACGGTACAGGTGAAAGTAAAAAAGAAGAATCCGCACACCGGAGAAATATACGAAGATTGGATTGAGCGGAAACATCGAAGAGAAAATTCGCGGGCGGGAAAACAACGGAAACTGGCTTCCCTTCGCTCACTGTTCCGTTATTTGGTCAAAAGTCACGTACTCTCGCAAAATCCCTTAGAAGAATATGAGGACGTATCGTTACGCACGCGTAATCGGACCAAAATTCCCGTCTTCCTTACACGGGAAGAAGCGATCCGCCTGATTGACGCCGTCGCCGCCTATGGCGAGAAACCCAACCGCCACCGGCAGATATGGGTGGAAGCCCGTGATCGCGCGATCATCATTCTTTTGTTGAACACTGGTATGCGCGTATCGGAGTTGATCAACCTCAATCTCAACAGCTTTCAAATTGACGGTAACCAAGCCCGTGTGATCGTGATTGGAAAAGGCGGCAAGGAACGCGTGCTGAAGTTAAATCCTATCGCAATGCACGCACTGCAAGATTACCTCGCATTACGCCCGAAATCGAAAATCCCGGTGGAACACCGTGACGCATTGTTTGTCAACCGCAACCATACCCGCATCAGTCGCAAGGCCGTTTCCGAAGTGATACGCAAATACGCCCGGGAAGCAAATTTACCTCCCAAAGCAGCCAGCATCTCACCGCACAAACTGCGTCATACCCTGGCTACCTTATTGCTTTCCAACGGCGAAAACTTGCGGGTGGTGCAGGAAATCCTCGGTCATTCCAGTATTCACACCACCCAAATTTACACTCACGTCATCAACCCGGAGAAAGATGAAGCATTGGATCGGTTGGGGCGGTTGTTCTAG
- a CDS encoding DUF5680 domain-containing protein — translation MRCKLISFLLTAKRATYAAQGDDASVPAQLPGAKQLEYREGPYFYRDIYFGMEMFTGMETVYHLDQPLWAMSYGGGVINIGDREQIRSIYAFLREALRLGSEEAPYRGPDFWKKGPFTYMNHWEGTWERFYGYEEIHLKDTKVYELRYQGGLLS, via the coding sequence ATGCGCTGCAAACTTATTTCTTTCCTCCTAACCGCCAAACGAGCCACATATGCCGCTCAAGGAGACGATGCTTCCGTCCCGGCACAGCTACCAGGGGCCAAACAATTGGAATACCGGGAGGGTCCTTATTTCTATCGGGATATCTATTTCGGGATGGAGATGTTTACGGGGATGGAGACGGTATATCATTTGGACCAACCCCTATGGGCCATGAGTTATGGGGGAGGAGTGATCAATATCGGTGATCGGGAGCAGATTCGTTCCATCTATGCATTTTTGCGTGAAGCGCTGCGCTTGGGATCGGAGGAAGCGCCTTATCGGGGACCGGACTTCTGGAAAAAAGGGCCGTTTACCTATATGAATCATTGGGAGGGCACATGGGAACGGTTTTACGGGTATGAGGAAATCCACTTGAAAGATACAAAAGTGTATGAATTGCGTTATCAGGGTGGTTTATTGAGTTAA
- the lexA gene encoding transcriptional repressor LexA → MTTRLSSRQKAILDYIKKSVKERGYPPSVREIGEAVGLASSSTVHGHLARLEKKGFIRRDPTKPRAIELLDRRDLEDTVRSSDTVLVPLVGKVTAGEPITAIENVEEYLPLPRRLVGNAERAFVLSVHGNSMINAGILDGDHVVVRQQNTAENGDIVVAMTQDGEATVKRFYKEKDHIRLQPENDEMEPIRLTSVSILGKVIGVFREIH, encoded by the coding sequence ATGACAACGCGACTCTCCTCGCGGCAAAAGGCAATTTTGGACTACATAAAGAAATCGGTCAAAGAGAGGGGCTATCCGCCGTCTGTTCGCGAAATCGGGGAAGCAGTCGGCTTGGCATCCAGCTCGACGGTACACGGTCATCTTGCCCGTTTGGAAAAGAAGGGGTTTATCCGACGCGATCCCACCAAACCGAGGGCAATCGAACTTTTGGATCGCAGGGATCTGGAGGACACGGTACGCTCCTCTGATACCGTATTGGTACCACTGGTCGGGAAAGTCACCGCGGGGGAACCCATCACTGCCATCGAAAATGTGGAAGAATACCTCCCTCTCCCTCGTCGCCTGGTTGGCAATGCAGAACGGGCGTTTGTCTTGTCCGTTCACGGAAACAGTATGATCAACGCCGGCATTCTTGATGGTGACCATGTGGTGGTGCGTCAGCAGAACACCGCCGAAAACGGGGATATCGTCGTGGCGATGACCCAAGACGGGGAAGCCACCGTAAAACGGTTCTATAAAGAAAAGGATCATATCCGCCTGCAACCGGAAAACGATGAGATGGAACCGATTCGCCTGACAAGTGTCAGTATTTTGGGGAAAGTAATCGGGGTATTCCGGGAAATTCATTGA
- a CDS encoding DUF1259 domain-containing protein: protein MKKIFIILISCFLIVSLPMHLVYGNEKTGCKVLEQIFGTKAKAEKGVCKVEIPRNIPITFRGIKLSPETMELEFIATFEQTNGKTVVTGEFSLLESEVTPVLDTLRKGNLEISAIHNHWIYEKPRIIYLHFQGVGDMRNLAQTVKAAIQTTKS from the coding sequence GTGAAGAAAATATTTATTATTTTGATATCTTGTTTTTTGATCGTCTCTCTTCCTATGCATTTGGTCTATGGCAATGAGAAAACTGGATGCAAAGTCCTTGAACAAATTTTTGGTACTAAAGCAAAAGCAGAAAAAGGGGTTTGTAAGGTAGAAATTCCGCGTAATATCCCTATTACTTTCAGGGGGATCAAACTCTCACCAGAAACAATGGAATTGGAGTTTATCGCTACATTTGAACAAACAAATGGGAAAACAGTGGTGACGGGTGAGTTTTCTCTACTTGAAAGCGAAGTTACTCCTGTATTGGATACGTTACGTAAAGGAAACCTAGAGATTTCTGCAATACACAATCACTGGATTTATGAAAAACCACGCATCATTTATTTGCATTTCCAGGGAGTCGGAGATATGAGGAATCTTGCCCAGACAGTGAAAGCAGCTATTCAAACGACCAAATCGTAG
- a CDS encoding glycosyl hydrolase family 18 protein, whose translation MKKVYMIFIALVLLLAGCNTAKQSQDVNPRPKQLSYWNAHPETVPMKSRGRVLPDKRGENNLPTNAAKPHIESIGFLEPVNPAQAVSDVNEAARNLTYIGFFSYRVQPNGDLIPLNDASPLAATKRNHAAPMLVITNFASGNFQPDIAHRIFTDPMASRRLIHNVIRVMKQKGYRALNVDFEHIREKDRQLYNGFLATLLPQVKKEGFLVSTALAPKSSDNQAGPWHGAHDYAFHGKIADFVILMTYEWGWTGGPPMAVSPIPQVRKVVNYAVSKIPREKIIMGAPLYGYDWILPYKKGGPPAKRVSPQEAETFAYMKSLKIQYNNRDQAPYFFYTDQRGKKHVVWFENTQSAQAKFNLIKEYRLRGIGYWLLGEDFPRNWSLLRDNFNIRKY comes from the coding sequence ATGAAAAAAGTGTATATGATCTTCATCGCATTGGTCCTACTATTGGCGGGATGCAACACAGCCAAACAAAGCCAAGATGTAAATCCTCGTCCCAAGCAGCTTAGCTATTGGAATGCTCATCCGGAAACAGTACCAATGAAAAGCAGAGGCAGGGTACTCCCTGATAAAAGAGGGGAAAACAATCTCCCCACCAACGCAGCCAAACCCCACATTGAGTCCATCGGCTTTTTGGAACCGGTAAACCCCGCACAAGCCGTTTCCGATGTCAATGAGGCTGCACGAAATTTGACTTACATCGGTTTTTTCAGTTACCGTGTTCAACCTAATGGAGACTTGATTCCTTTAAATGATGCCTCTCCTTTGGCAGCTACCAAGCGGAACCATGCTGCCCCGATGTTAGTGATCACCAATTTTGCATCAGGAAATTTCCAGCCGGATATCGCTCACCGGATCTTTACCGATCCCATGGCTTCTCGACGGCTGATTCATAACGTAATCCGTGTCATGAAGCAAAAAGGTTACCGTGCCCTTAACGTAGACTTTGAACATATCCGTGAAAAAGATCGGCAGCTGTACAATGGCTTTTTGGCGACTCTGTTGCCACAGGTCAAAAAAGAAGGATTTCTGGTATCCACCGCTCTGGCCCCAAAATCGAGTGACAACCAGGCAGGCCCTTGGCATGGTGCCCATGATTATGCCTTCCATGGCAAAATAGCGGATTTCGTCATTCTGATGACCTATGAATGGGGTTGGACTGGCGGACCTCCGATGGCAGTCTCTCCGATCCCTCAGGTTCGCAAAGTCGTGAATTATGCTGTTTCTAAGATCCCTCGAGAAAAGATTATCATGGGCGCTCCCCTTTACGGTTATGACTGGATACTTCCATATAAAAAAGGCGGCCCACCTGCTAAACGGGTGTCGCCACAGGAAGCTGAGACTTTCGCTTACATGAAGTCGCTGAAAATCCAATACAATAACCGAGATCAAGCTCCGTACTTTTTCTACACGGATCAACGTGGAAAAAAACATGTGGTCTGGTTTGAAAACACACAGAGTGCCCAAGCCAAGTTCAACTTGATCAAGGAGTATCGACTACGGGGGATCGGCTATTGGCTTTTGGGCGAGGATTTTCCTAGGAACTGGTCCCTGCTTCGAGATAACTTCAACATCCGAAAGTATTGA
- a CDS encoding pyridoxal phosphate-dependent aminotransferase: MKLSERAQQLTPSSTLAITAKAKELRQQGHDVIGLGAGEPDFNTPEHILKAAEEAMRAGHTKYTASGGIPELKKAIADKFRQDNGLNYEPDQIVVTVGAKHALYNLFQVMLDPGDEVIIPAPYWVSYIEQVKLAGGVPVIVEGSEEQRFKVTPEQLRAAITDRTRAFLINSPSNPTGMVYTEEELRALGEVCLEHDVAIISDEIYQHLIYGEEKHVSIASLGPDFYRNTIVINGVSKTYSMTGWRIGYAAGDARIIKAMTGLASHSTSNPTSIAQYAAIAALTGTQEPVDTMRAAFKERRDFVVKRLSEIPGFRILPPQGAFYAFVNVRTAIDASPFENVDAWVKALLDEEKVAVVPGSAFGSPDHIRISYATSMNQLEKALDRIQRFVEKYQ; encoded by the coding sequence ATGAAACTTTCTGAGCGGGCTCAGCAACTGACCCCTTCGTCCACGCTGGCCATTACCGCTAAAGCGAAAGAACTGAGACAACAAGGACACGACGTGATCGGCCTCGGTGCTGGCGAGCCGGACTTCAACACGCCGGAACACATATTAAAGGCTGCTGAAGAAGCTATGCGTGCGGGGCACACGAAATACACGGCTTCCGGTGGGATTCCCGAGCTGAAAAAAGCCATTGCTGACAAGTTTCGTCAAGACAATGGATTGAATTACGAACCGGATCAGATTGTGGTGACAGTCGGTGCCAAGCATGCACTGTACAACTTGTTTCAGGTCATGTTGGATCCCGGTGACGAAGTGATCATCCCGGCTCCGTACTGGGTCAGCTACATTGAGCAGGTGAAGCTGGCCGGAGGTGTCCCGGTGATCGTGGAAGGTTCGGAGGAACAACGGTTCAAAGTCACTCCAGAGCAGCTGCGTGCCGCAATTACGGATCGGACACGTGCATTTCTGATCAACAGCCCGTCCAATCCGACCGGGATGGTCTATACGGAGGAGGAACTGCGGGCACTCGGGGAAGTGTGCCTTGAGCATGATGTAGCGATTATCTCCGACGAAATTTATCAACACCTGATTTACGGTGAAGAAAAACATGTGAGCATCGCCAGTCTGGGGCCGGACTTCTACCGGAATACCATTGTCATCAACGGCGTATCCAAAACCTACTCGATGACCGGTTGGCGGATCGGTTATGCCGCTGGAGATGCTCGTATTATCAAGGCGATGACGGGATTGGCCAGCCACAGCACCTCCAACCCCACCTCCATCGCTCAATATGCGGCAATTGCCGCATTGACCGGTACACAGGAACCGGTGGATACGATGCGGGCCGCCTTCAAGGAACGCCGCGATTTCGTAGTGAAACGTCTGTCCGAGATCCCCGGGTTCCGGATCTTGCCGCCGCAAGGGGCATTTTATGCGTTCGTCAATGTGCGGACGGCCATTGATGCTTCACCTTTCGAGAATGTGGATGCATGGGTGAAAGCTCTGTTGGACGAAGAAAAAGTGGCTGTCGTCCCCGGTTCAGCTTTTGGATCTCCCGATCATATCCGCATTTCGTACGCGACTTCCATGAATCAATTGGAAAAAGCGCTTGACCGAATTCAACGTTTCGTTGAAAAGTATCAATAA
- a CDS encoding acetate/propionate family kinase, with protein MKVLVINCGSSSIKYQLFEMKDESVLANGLVERIGTDSAILTHRVTGRDEWVETAEILDHSEGLNKVLSLLTDPQKGVIQSVEEVAAVGHRVVHGGESFSESVIIDDEVIREIRRNVDLAPLHNPPNLLGIEAARQHLPHAQHVAVFDTAFHQTMPDYAFMYPLPRVLYQKYKIRRYGFHGTSHKYVTLRAAEVLGRPLEELKLISCHIGNGASLAAVQHGKSVDTTMGMTPLEGLMMGTRCGSIDPAIVPFVMAKEELTLAEVSSMMNKHSGLLGVSGLSGDMREITEAMFEGNDHARLALDMYTYRLRKAIGAYAAAMDGVDAIIFTAGVGENASLVRERVCEGLSFLGVELDREKNAERSKQERIISTESSRVAVLVIPTDEELMIARETKNLVEQ; from the coding sequence ATGAAGGTTCTGGTGATCAATTGCGGGAGTTCATCCATTAAATATCAGTTGTTTGAGATGAAGGATGAATCGGTTCTGGCCAATGGCTTGGTCGAACGGATCGGTACGGACAGCGCGATTTTAACGCATCGTGTAACCGGCCGAGATGAGTGGGTGGAAACAGCGGAGATCTTGGATCACAGTGAGGGATTGAACAAAGTACTCTCTTTGTTGACCGATCCACAAAAAGGAGTAATCCAAAGTGTTGAGGAGGTTGCCGCTGTTGGCCACCGCGTGGTGCACGGCGGCGAATCCTTTTCTGAATCCGTCATTATTGATGACGAAGTCATCCGTGAGATCCGGCGCAACGTGGATTTGGCACCGCTGCACAATCCGCCTAACTTGCTCGGGATCGAAGCGGCACGCCAACATCTGCCCCATGCTCAACATGTGGCGGTATTTGATACCGCATTCCATCAAACGATGCCGGACTACGCGTTTATGTACCCGCTTCCTCGGGTGCTGTATCAGAAGTATAAGATCCGCCGGTATGGTTTCCACGGTACATCCCATAAATACGTGACCTTGCGCGCGGCGGAAGTGTTGGGGCGTCCGTTGGAAGAGCTGAAGCTCATTTCTTGCCACATCGGCAACGGAGCCAGTCTCGCGGCCGTTCAACACGGAAAATCCGTGGATACCACCATGGGGATGACCCCGTTGGAAGGGTTGATGATGGGAACACGTTGTGGCAGCATTGACCCGGCCATCGTTCCGTTCGTGATGGCCAAGGAAGAGTTGACGCTGGCTGAAGTCAGTTCCATGATGAACAAACACAGCGGTCTTTTGGGTGTGTCGGGACTGTCCGGCGATATGCGCGAAATCACTGAAGCGATGTTTGAAGGTAACGATCATGCCCGTCTTGCGTTGGATATGTATACATATCGCCTGCGCAAGGCGATTGGGGCTTATGCCGCGGCCATGGACGGTGTGGATGCCATTATTTTCACGGCCGGTGTCGGGGAAAATGCCTCGCTCGTACGCGAACGCGTCTGTGAGGGATTGTCCTTCCTCGGTGTTGAGTTGGATCGGGAGAAAAACGCCGAACGCTCCAAACAGGAGCGGATTATCAGCACGGAAAGCTCTCGGGTGGCTGTGTTGGTCATCCCGACCGACGAAGAATTGATGATCGCGCGTGAGACCAAAAATCTGGTGGAACAGTAA
- a CDS encoding 3-hydroxyacyl-CoA dehydrogenase family protein, with protein sequence MSSIHEIAVIGGGTMGQGIAELLSKKGFEVTLLEQSPEHAEQARHHIEISLDKQLAKWGITAAEKKGILSRIRFTTDFESLKNADLVIESVYEDLNVKKDVFVQCDRICRPEVILASNTSTLSLTEIAAATQRPDRVIGLHFVHPVAKVDVVEIIRGLKTSHETFETIREWVKGMDLVGIEVYESPGFVTTRLSMLLINEAIHTLMEGVASAEEIDLAMKRGYKFPMGPLEMADHFGLDSVLAAMERLFREYGDTKYRPAPLLKKMVRAGQLGVKTGEGFFRYNEDGERLDRKDVR encoded by the coding sequence TTGTCATCGATTCATGAAATCGCAGTGATCGGTGGTGGCACGATGGGGCAGGGGATTGCCGAACTGTTGTCCAAAAAAGGGTTTGAGGTGACACTGTTGGAGCAGTCCCCTGAACACGCCGAACAAGCCCGCCATCATATCGAGATCAGTTTGGACAAGCAGCTGGCCAAATGGGGGATTACGGCTGCCGAGAAAAAGGGAATCCTCTCCCGAATTCGGTTCACGACGGACTTTGAATCACTAAAAAATGCCGATTTGGTCATCGAATCGGTCTATGAAGATCTGAATGTGAAAAAAGATGTGTTTGTACAATGTGACCGGATTTGCCGGCCGGAAGTAATCCTGGCCAGCAATACATCCACTTTGAGTTTGACGGAAATCGCCGCTGCGACTCAACGGCCCGATCGTGTGATCGGCCTTCATTTTGTTCATCCGGTGGCCAAAGTGGACGTAGTGGAGATTATCCGTGGACTCAAAACGTCGCATGAAACGTTTGAGACCATTCGCGAATGGGTCAAGGGGATGGACCTGGTCGGAATCGAGGTATATGAGTCGCCTGGGTTTGTCACGACCAGGCTGAGTATGCTGCTCATCAACGAAGCCATCCATACCCTGATGGAAGGGGTGGCATCCGCCGAGGAGATTGATCTGGCGATGAAGCGGGGATACAAATTCCCTATGGGCCCGCTCGAAATGGCCGATCACTTTGGATTGGATTCCGTGCTCGCAGCCATGGAACGTCTGTTTCGTGAGTACGGCGACACCAAATACCGGCCGGCGCCGTTGCTCAAAAAGATGGTGCGCGCCGGGCAACTCGGTGTCAAAACGGGGGAAGGCTTTTTCCGCTACAACGAAGATGGAGAACGGTTGGATAGGAAGGATGTCCGATGA